The Roseovarius indicus genome has a segment encoding these proteins:
- a CDS encoding TetR/AcrR family transcriptional regulator, which produces MQQTKRGELVRKALDTFYRNGFHATGMDMIASETGVSKTSIYKHFRTKEDLILAVLRLRDENFRNWLFRRMDDLASTPQDQLLAMFDALEEWFRQDTYRGCMFIKASAEYQELDDPIHAQSAEHKRLLQDHVANLCKQAGAPAPQDLARHLLLLKEGAIIMAVLGRGPAAAQDAKTAAHTLIDAALP; this is translated from the coding sequence ATGCAGCAGACGAAACGGGGCGAACTCGTTCGCAAGGCGCTCGACACCTTCTACCGAAACGGCTTCCACGCCACCGGGATGGACATGATCGCCTCCGAAACCGGCGTTTCAAAGACGTCGATCTACAAGCATTTCCGCACCAAGGAGGATCTCATCCTCGCCGTCCTCCGCCTGCGCGACGAGAACTTCCGCAACTGGCTCTTCCGCCGGATGGACGACCTCGCCTCCACACCCCAAGACCAGCTGCTCGCCATGTTCGACGCGCTGGAAGAATGGTTCAGACAGGACACCTACCGCGGCTGCATGTTCATCAAGGCCAGCGCCGAGTACCAGGAGCTCGACGACCCGATCCACGCCCAGTCGGCCGAACACAAGCGCCTGCTGCAGGACCACGTCGCGAACCTCTGCAAACAGGCCGGCGCCCCCGCCCCGCAGGACCTCGCCCGTCATCTTCTGCTGCTGAAGGAAGGTGCCATCATCATGGCGGTGCTCGGCCGCGGACCCGCCGCCGCGCAAGACGCGAAAACCGCCGCTCACACGCTCATCGACGCCGCCCTTCCCTGA
- a CDS encoding GNAT family N-acetyltransferase: MFMPRRKTRIETERLTLRQPQLSDYRDWSSLREQSADFLVPWEPQWASDHLSRKGFTNRVYWAQRSISAGSAVPLFLVRREDEVLLGAITLDNIRRGPAQSGTLGYWVGAPYARQGYMREAIAGMVHHAFERLDLSRLEAACLPENQASRRLLEKCGFKYEGVAQSYLQINGRWRTHVLYASLRADRRGRTGIG, from the coding sequence ATGTTCATGCCGCGCCGAAAAACGCGGATCGAAACCGAACGCCTGACGCTGCGCCAGCCGCAGCTTTCCGATTATCGCGACTGGTCGTCGCTGCGCGAGCAGAGCGCCGACTTCCTGGTGCCGTGGGAGCCGCAATGGGCGAGCGATCACCTGTCGCGCAAGGGGTTCACGAACCGGGTTTACTGGGCGCAGCGGTCTATTTCGGCAGGTTCGGCGGTGCCGCTTTTCCTTGTAAGGCGCGAGGACGAGGTTCTTCTGGGGGCGATCACGCTGGACAATATCCGGCGGGGGCCGGCGCAGTCGGGGACGCTGGGCTATTGGGTCGGGGCGCCCTATGCGCGTCAGGGCTATATGCGCGAGGCGATCGCGGGGATGGTGCATCACGCGTTCGAGCGGCTCGACCTGTCGCGGCTGGAGGCGGCGTGTTTGCCGGAGAACCAGGCGTCTCGGCGGCTCTTGGAGAAATGCGGGTTCAAGTACGAGGGTGTGGCGCAGAGCTACCTTCAGATCAACGGTCGGTGGCGGACGCATGTGCTTTATGCGTCGCTCAGGGCTGATCGCCGGGGGCGGACGGGGATCGGTTAG
- a CDS encoding M16 family metallopeptidase: MTVNLTTLPNGFRIVTEYMPGLQSAAIGVWVLAGARHETEPQNGIAHFLEHMAFKGTKRRSSLQIAEAIEDVGGYINAYTSREVTAFYARVLKDDVSLALDVVADILRQPVFDQREIEVERGVILQEIGQALDTPDDIIFDWLQEKAYPDHPLGRTILGEEARVKGFSREDLTGFVEQHYRPGQMILSAAGAVDHDALVRDAERFFGDMSGDNAGPAPSARFEGGESRRVKQLEQAHFALAFESPNYTDPGVYASQIYSCALGGSMSSRLFQEIRERRGLCYTIFAQAGAYADTGMMTIYAGTAGAQMQDLAQITVDEMKRAAEDLSPAELERARAQMKAGLLMGLESPSNRAERLARMIQIWGRVPDIDEVVERIDAVTLPEVRDIAETTISKAPAAMALYGPVEEAPTLQALQERRAA, from the coding sequence TTGACCGTTAATCTTACGACCCTCCCGAACGGGTTCCGCATCGTCACCGAATACATGCCCGGCCTGCAATCGGCCGCCATTGGCGTGTGGGTGCTGGCCGGGGCCCGCCACGAAACCGAGCCGCAGAACGGCATCGCGCATTTCCTCGAGCACATGGCCTTCAAGGGCACAAAGCGGCGCAGCTCGCTTCAGATCGCCGAGGCGATCGAGGATGTGGGCGGGTATATCAACGCCTATACCTCGCGCGAGGTGACGGCCTTCTATGCCCGTGTGTTGAAGGATGACGTGTCGCTGGCGCTGGACGTGGTGGCGGATATCCTGCGCCAGCCGGTCTTCGACCAGCGCGAGATCGAGGTGGAGCGGGGGGTCATCCTGCAGGAGATCGGGCAGGCGCTGGACACGCCCGACGACATCATCTTCGACTGGCTGCAGGAGAAGGCGTATCCGGATCATCCGCTGGGGCGGACCATTCTTGGCGAAGAAGCGCGGGTGAAGGGGTTTTCCCGCGAGGACCTGACCGGGTTCGTGGAGCAGCATTATCGGCCCGGGCAGATGATCCTGTCGGCCGCCGGGGCCGTGGACCATGACGCGCTGGTGCGCGATGCGGAGCGGTTTTTTGGCGACATGAGCGGCGACAATGCAGGGCCGGCGCCGAGTGCGCGGTTCGAAGGCGGTGAAAGCCGCCGGGTCAAGCAGCTGGAGCAGGCGCATTTCGCCCTGGCCTTCGAGAGCCCGAACTATACCGATCCGGGGGTTTATGCCTCGCAGATCTATTCCTGCGCTCTGGGCGGGTCGATGTCGTCGCGGCTTTTCCAGGAGATCCGCGAGCGGCGGGGCCTGTGTTACACGATCTTCGCGCAGGCCGGGGCCTATGCGGATACGGGCATGATGACGATCTATGCCGGTACCGCGGGCGCGCAGATGCAGGACCTCGCGCAGATTACCGTGGACGAGATGAAACGGGCGGCCGAGGATCTGAGCCCGGCCGAGCTGGAACGGGCGCGGGCGCAGATGAAGGCCGGGCTGCTGATGGGGCTGGAAAGCCCGTCGAACCGGGCCGAGCGGCTGGCACGGATGATCCAGATCTGGGGCCGGGTGCCGGATATCGACGAGGTGGTTGAGCGCATCGACGCGGTCACTCTTCCGGAAGTGCGCGACATCGCCGAGACGACGATCAGCAAGGCCCCCGCCGCGATGGCGCTTTACGGGCCGGTCGAGGAGGCGCCGACGCTGCAGGCCTTGCAGGAAAGGCGCGCGGCCTGA
- the thrC gene encoding threonine synthase yields the protein MKYISTRGNAPVLSFEEAMLTGLARDGGLYLPESIPQMSKADIAALEGVSYEEAAFRVMWPFLGGAFTEDEFRGIIERAYAGFAHDARAPLVQLGSGHFLLELFHGPTLAFKDFAMQLIGQLFEASLTRSGNRVCIVGATSGDTGSAAIEAFRGLEAVDVFILFPHGRVSEVQRRQMTTPSEDNVHALSVTGHFDDCQARVKDMFNDFAFRDAVGLAGVNSINWARVLAQVVYYFTSAVSVGAPHRSVSFTVPTGNFGDIFAGYIAKRMGLPIDRLVVATNQNDILHRCLSQGDYTPDGVIPSISPSMDIQVSSNFERALYYAYGEDGNAVGQLMDELKAGGFKVSQGALEALRESFDSGNCSEEETRATIARLWNGTGELLCPHSAVGVKVAEEHHAPGTPMITLATAHPAKFPDAVEEASGLRPPLPSHMADLYDRSERVTRVENDLTAIEDIIKDRTGH from the coding sequence ATGAAATACATCTCGACCCGGGGAAACGCCCCTGTTCTGAGCTTCGAGGAGGCCATGCTGACCGGGCTGGCCCGGGATGGCGGGCTTTACCTGCCCGAGAGCATTCCGCAGATGAGCAAGGCGGATATCGCCGCGCTTGAGGGGGTGAGTTACGAGGAGGCCGCGTTCCGGGTTATGTGGCCTTTCCTTGGCGGGGCGTTCACCGAGGACGAGTTCCGCGGGATCATCGAGCGGGCCTATGCCGGGTTTGCCCATGACGCGCGGGCGCCTCTGGTGCAGCTCGGCTCGGGCCATTTCCTGCTGGAGCTGTTCCACGGGCCGACGCTGGCCTTCAAGGATTTCGCGATGCAGCTGATCGGGCAGCTTTTCGAGGCGTCGCTGACGCGGTCGGGGAACCGGGTGTGCATCGTTGGCGCCACGAGCGGCGACACGGGCAGTGCCGCGATCGAGGCGTTCCGGGGGCTGGAGGCGGTGGATGTCTTCATCCTGTTCCCGCATGGCCGGGTGTCCGAGGTGCAGCGCCGCCAGATGACCACGCCGTCGGAGGACAACGTTCACGCGCTTTCCGTGACCGGGCATTTCGACGATTGCCAGGCGCGGGTGAAGGACATGTTCAACGACTTCGCCTTCCGCGACGCAGTGGGGCTGGCGGGCGTGAACTCGATCAACTGGGCAAGGGTGCTGGCGCAGGTCGTCTATTACTTCACCTCGGCCGTTTCTGTGGGCGCTCCGCATAGAAGTGTGAGTTTCACCGTTCCCACGGGGAATTTCGGGGATATTTTTGCCGGTTACATCGCGAAACGTATGGGCCTGCCGATCGACCGGCTGGTGGTGGCCACCAACCAGAACGACATTCTGCACCGCTGCCTGAGCCAAGGGGATTACACGCCCGACGGGGTGATCCCGTCTATCAGCCCGTCTATGGATATACAGGTGAGCTCGAATTTCGAGCGGGCGCTCTACTATGCCTATGGCGAGGACGGCAATGCCGTGGGCCAGCTGATGGACGAGCTGAAGGCGGGCGGATTCAAGGTGAGCCAGGGCGCGCTGGAGGCGCTGCGGGAGAGTTTCGACTCGGGCAATTGCTCGGAGGAGGAGACGCGGGCGACGATTGCGCGGCTGTGGAATGGCACGGGCGAATTGCTGTGCCCGCACTCGGCCGTGGGCGTGAAGGTGGCCGAGGAGCATCATGCGCCCGGCACGCCGATGATCACGCTGGCCACCGCCCACCCCGCGAAGTTCCCTGACGCGGTGGAAGAGGCCAGTGGCCTTCGTCCCCCCTTGCCCTCGCATATGGCCGACCTGTATGACCGGTCAGAGCGTGTGACACGGGTTGAAAACGACCTCACCGCAATCGAAGACATCATCAAGGACCGCACCGGCCATTGA